From Dechloromonas sp. A34:
TGCCACCGCTGCTGATGATGTATTCGGCAACCTGCCGGACAAGCACCACATCTGAGTGAAGACGGTCACGAATGACCGCATCGACGGCCTTCATATCAGGCCCGATAAGGGCATAAAGCTGTTCCAGTGTCACGGTAGGTTGTTCTCTGTCGAAGCGCGGAATCTTAGGGGGGGACGATGGGTCAGTCAAGGCCGAAAAATCAAGGATGTACTCTGTTTTGCCGGCGCTTTCGGCTAAACTCGCCGGATTACAAACCGACAATGGGAGACCGGCATGGATATTCGCTCGATCATTGCGCCCGTGGTTCAGGATCGCGAGTCGCTGGACGAATTCGCCGAGGCCCTCACCGACCGCGCGCCCGAGGTCGAGCGCGATGTCGCCCGTCTGTTGAAAACCCCGGTCGAACGGGAAATCACCGCCGATCTGTTCCGCGCCATCCACAATATCAAAGGCGATGCCGCGCTGTGTAAATTCGAGTTGGGCGTCGCCATCGCCCATCCTATCGAAACGTTGATGTCGCGCTTTCGGGAGGGTGAAATCCCCTTCTCCGAACTGCTGGCCGAAGTCATCCTGCTGGCGGTCGACCGCCTTGAACTGGCGACCGACGCGCTGCTCGCAGGAAAATCGACGGAAAACCTGCGCCTGTTGGATCTGGTTCAGGGACTGGAAAAGCTAGCCCTGACCAGCGCACCGGAACTGGATAGACAATGCGCGGCATTGATCGAGGCAGTGACCGGATTCCCGTCGGTGATCGGCGAAATCTCCAGCCGAGCTCCACGTGTTGCAACCCCGAAGAGCGAGCAGAAGAACGCCAGCGCCGATCTGCAATTTTTCCGCTCCCTTGCGTTACAACTGGAAAGCCGCTCGCCGCTGTTCAAGGGGCGCACCATGCGCATCCTGCGCCTCGCCCTGGAAACCAACAAGGCGGGCGGCAATGCGGTCGATCCGGTGCAACTCGAAGCGGCAGTCTACCTCCACGATGTCGGAATGATGTTTCTGCCGGAAGCAGTCTGGCTCAAAGTCGGGAAGATGACACAGGAAGACAAACAGGCTCTGCGCAACCACCCGAGTTTCGCCGGTGGCCTGCTACAGCGCATCCCGGGCTGGGAGGCAGCAGAGGAGATGGTGCAGCAGCATCACGAAATGCCGGACGGCGCCGGCTATCCGAATGAACTGCGGGGAACCACGATCTGCGCGGGAGCCAAGATTCTCGCCATCGTCGATGCCTTCGAGGCGGTCATGCTCAAGCACATCCATCGCGGCAAGAATCGCTCGGTACTGCGTGCCATTGCGGAAATCAACGCCTGTGACAAGCAATTCGCACCGGAATGGATTGCCCCGTTCAACGCGGTGATCCGCAAGACCATCGAGAACTGATGTCAGTCGATCACGAGCGCCGCTTTGGCGGCGTCGCCCGTCTTTACGGCACTGAAGCCGCGACACGCCTGGGCGCTGCCCATGCGTGCGTCGTCGGCATCGGCGGCGTCGGCTCGTGGAGCGCCGAAGCCTTGGCCCGCTGCGGCATTGGCCGGATCACCCTGATAGATCTCGACATGGTGGCCGAATCCAACACCAATCGGCAAATTCATGCGCTGGGCGAGATTTACGGCAAAGCCAAGGTCGATGCGATGGCCGAGCGAATTCAGGCGATCAACCCGGCCTGCCAGGTGAACTGCATCGAGGATTTTGTGACCCCGGAAAATACGGCGGCGATTCTTGACCGGGATTTTTCGCTGGTTATCGACGCCATCGATCAGGTGCGCGCCAAGGCTGCGATGATCGCCTTCTGTCGGCAACGCAAACTGCCGATCGTCGTGGCTGGCGCCGCCGGTGGCCAGATCGACCCGACCCAGGTGCGCGTCGGCGATCTCAGCCAGACCATCCAAGATCCGCTGCTGGCCAAGGTCCGTTCGATACTGCGCCGCGAGCATGGTTTCCCAGCTGGCGGCAAAGCAAAATTCGGCGTTCCTGCCGTGTATTCGACAGAGCCGTTGCGTTACCCCGCCAATGAAGCCAGCTGCGATACCGAGCAAGGGCCGGCCGGACTCAATTGCGCCGGCTTCGGCTCGTCCGTCTGTGTCACCTCGGTCTTTGGCATGGTAGCAGCGGCGCAGGCCATCCAGCTTATTGCCCGGAAATGAGCAAGCCCAAGAAACTCCGTTCGCGCAAGGCTGGGTTGCCGCCGGGCTCACTGGTTCATATTGGCGAAATCAAGACGACAGCGCCGAGCTTTTCGGTCATCGATTTCGACGAGCAGGGGCTCGCCCAACAAACGTTTCCGGATGCAGCAAGCTTCAGTAGTCATCCGCGGGCTCATGCCACGCGTTGGGCAAATGTTTATGGCGCCCACGATCCGGCCGATCTGGCGACGTTAAGTAGTACTTTCGGCCTGCATCCGCTGGTTCAGGAGGACATTCTCAATACCGCCCAACGTCAAAAGATCGATGCCTATGATGAATATCTCTATCTTGTCTTGCATCGTTATGACCTCAAGCTGTCACCACTCGAACTGACTCAGGATCAGATTAGCCTGGTCATTGGGCGCGACTTCATCCTGAGCTTTCAGGAGCGCCAATCGCAAACATTCGAGCCGGTCCGCCAACGCCTTCGGACCGAGCACACCAGCCTGCGTAAAGGCGGCGTCGACACACTAGCCTATTCACTGATCGACTCGGTGGTCGACAGCTATTTCGGCGTGATCGAACAACTTAACGAGTATGCCGAATCGCTGGAAAATGACATCCTGCGAAAACCGGCACCGGCGACGCTGGAGGGCATCCATCAGTTCAAACGCTGCGTATCGCAATTGCGCCGCAACCTGCACCCCTTGCGCGAACTACTCGGCACCCTGCATCGCGACGCCGGTGATTTCTTTCGCGACGACCTGCAACTCTATTTGCGCGACGTCTATGACCATACGGTGCATATCCTCGAATCGCTGGAGGATCTGCGCGACCTGGCGACCAGCCTGCTCGACGTCTATCTGTCGACCGTCAGCCACCGCGTCAACCTGGAGGTTCGCGCGCTGACCGTCGTGGCAACGATTTTCATGCCGGCCACCCTGATCGCCGGCGTCTTCGGCATGAACTTTCACGAAATGCCCTGGCTCGCCAATTCTGATGGCTTTTTCTATGCTCTCGGCCTGATGGGTTTAATCGCCACCATCATGTTAGCGCTGTTCTGGCGCCGAAAGTCCGTCTAAGACTTCTGGCTGTCGAGCCAGACACAAAGCCCCTGGGCATTCAGCTCAAGGTCGGTTTCCCAGACAGCCAACAGTTCCGCGTCGGGCAACTCGCAGCCGTGCGCCCGAATCTGCTCAAACAAGTACAAGGCCATGGCCTGCTTGATATGTTGCTGGCGTTCGGCACCGGCATCCTTCTCCGATAACGCGATCGCCACCAGCACATCGAGATGGCGTAACAAATCGGATGCCCGCCGCCGGACATCCGGCACCCGACCGTAATGGGTCAGATACACTGCCTCAGGCGCAAACGAAAGCAATCGACTGATCGAACGGCGCATTTCATCAGGCTCAAATTGGGTCGGCGTCGTCGTCGGAAAAATGAACTGTCGGCCGTCGACATCAAGCTCGCGATAGGAAAGGCCAAACATGTCTCCGGTAAAGATTCCGCTGGTCCTGCGGTCGACAATACAGATGTGATGGCGGGCGTGACCGGGGGTGTCAAGACACAGCAACTCCCTCCCGGCCAATGAGACGACATACCCATCCGGGGCTTCGATAATGCGTTCTGCGGGAATCGGCAGTATTTCACCATAGACACGATCAACGTAGTCGGCACCATAGACCGCTGTCACTCCGACTACCAGCCTGGAGGGTTCAGCCATGTGCCTGGCGCCACGCGGGTGGACAACCAGCCGGGCATTCGGAAATGCTGCCATCAGGCTACCGGCACCACCGGCATGATCAAGATGGATATGGGTCAGGATCACATAATCCACTGCGGCCTCATTGACGCCCAGCTTCTTCAGCGCCGCAAGGGCATTCGGCAAGGCATCGTTGCTGCCGGTGTCGATGAAGGCTACCCGACCATTCTCGATAACCATATGAATTGCTGCGAGAATTGGCCTTACATATCCGGCATCGAAGGCGACAATGCCATTCCCGTAGTCTCTCCAGTCAAACATTTCCATACTCCAGCGTATTGACCGGCGGATTATACTTGGCCGACTTCACTTGCCTCCAACGCCATGTCCCACTTTTTTGCCGATGACGGCGCCAAGATTCACGTCAAAATTTCTGGCGAGGGTTCCCCCATCGTCATGCTCCATGGCTGGACCTCCAGTCACCAGGAATGGTTTCCTTTTCTTGGACAACTGACGGCCAAACATCGCATTTATCGCTGGGACGCCCGTGGTCACGGGGGGCATCCGCTGGGCAAGCATGCGGCGCCAAGCGCCAAGCGTATGGCGCGCGATCTGCAAAACCTGCTCGACCACTACGAACTCGACAAAGTCACCGCCGTCGGACACTCGATGGGAGCGCTGACCTTGTGGCAATACATTCGCGATTTTGGAACCAGCCGCTTAGAGCGGCTCTGCTTCATCGACCAGTCGCCCAAGCTGATTTCCGATGAAAGTTGGCAGCATGGCATTTATGGCAGCTTTGATGGCAACAAAGCGACTGAAATGATGGGTTGGCTAAAGGAAGATTTCGCTGAAGGCGTCCTGAAATTGACGGCTTTTGGTTTGAATGAGCGTGCCCGGGAAAAATACCTGGCTGGCGCAAGCGGCTGGGAAAAGTCACGACAGGCGCTGCGCGCCCAGGATCCAGTTCCCTTGATCGAGTGCTGGGCCAGCCTGACCGCAGCGGATTACCGCGACGTCTTGAGTGGCATCGACGTGCCATCGCTGCTCGTCTATGGTCAGGAAAGCAACTTCTACCGGGCCGAGACTGCACAGTATGTGGCCCGCCAAATCCCGAACGCGATTCTGCACATCTACGAAGGCACCGACCATTCCCCGCACCAGTGGCAGCGCGAACGTTTTGCCCGCGAGCTGATGGAGTTTATTAACTGCCCGGTTTGATTAACGAAGCAAACTTGCGGCCGTTAGGAGTAAGCGCCCGGCGAACTCATCTGTGAATTGACGGCTTAGACCGTGAAGATAGTGTCCACTAAAAAAGATGGTGGACACGATCGATGGAAGTTAAGAAGCCGAGCCGCCGCAGGCGGACTCACCCCGAGGAGTTCAAGCAGGCAGTGATTGCTGCCTGTTGTGAGGCCGGCGCTTCAGTTGCCGGCATTGCGTTGGCCAATAGCGTCAATGCGAATCAGGTCCGTCGCTGGATGCGGGAACGGGGCATTGAGCCACCGAGCCGCAGCCTGCCGGCACGGTCGATTTCACCGGCGCGCGGCACAGAACCCGCCTTTGTGCCGGTACCGATGCCACCCATCGTCTCAAGCATCCCCGACATTCGGATCGAAGTTCGGCGTGGCAACACGGCGGTGAAGATTGAATGGCCTGGACAGGCGGCGAGCGATTGCGCCGCCTGGTTGCGAGATTGGCTACGGTGATTCGGGTCGATGCCCTGTGGTTATCGACCACGCCGCTGGATATGCGGGCGGGGACCGAGACGATCCTGGCCCGGGTCGTCTCGATGTTTGGCGAAGCCCGACCCCACCATGCCTATCTGTTTGCCAATCGCCGAGCCAACCGGATGAAAGTGCTGGTCCATGATGGATACGGTATCTGGCTAGCGAACCGTCGGCTCAATCAGGGGCGATTCTGCTGGCGGCACGGCAACAGCAGCGTCGAGCTCAGCCGGCCGCAGTTTGATGCACTCGTCCTCGGTCTGCCATGGGAACGACTGGCTGACGGCGGTGTGATCCGGATTGTTTGACGGTCCACCATTGGGGAAGTCCACGATGGTCAGATCGGGCGGCGGACGGCATCATGCCGGCCATGTCCTTGCCAACCCACCTCGACCAACTCAGCGCTGACGAACTGCGTCGCCTGCTGGTCGAGAAAGACCGCGAGTTGGACTGGCGCCAAGCCAAGATCGACAAACTCACGCATGAACTGGCGATGCACAAGCGCTGGCGCTTCGGGGTCAAGACCGAGCACTGGCCGGTCGAGCAGGCGCAACTATTCGAGGAAACCATCGATGCCGATCTGGCGGCGATGGAAGAAGAACTCGCACAACTGTCGCCGACGCCACCGAAGGCGAAAGGCCAGGCCAAACGCCAGCCGCTGCCGGCGAGTCTGCCGCGTGCCGACATTCATCATGAGCCTGAATCCACGGTCTGCCCTTGCGGCTGCACGATGAAGCGCATCGGCGAGGATGTGGCCGAGAAGCTCGATTACACGCCAGGCGTCTTCAGCGTCGAGCGCCACATTCGTGGCAAGTGGGTCTGCGGGCAGTGCGAAACGCTGATCCAGGCGCCTGTTCCGGCGCACGTTATCGACAAGGGTATTCCGACGACCGGCTTGCTCGCGCAGGTGCTGGTTGCCAAATACCTCGACCATCTGCCGCTCTATCGTCAGGAAGCGATCTTCGGTCGGGCCGGACTGGCCATTCCGCAATCGACACTCGCCCAGTGGGTAGGGAAATGCGGTGTGGCACTCCAGCCCCTGGTCGATGCCCTGAAGGATGAGATGCTCGGGCATCGGGTGCTGCATGCCGATGAAACGCCGGTGGCCATGCTTGATCCGGGGGCTGGCAAGACGCATCGAGCCTACCTCTGGTCCTACAGCATCGGCGCCTTCGAGCCGACCAAGGCGGTGATCTATGACTTTGCTGAAAGCCGTGCCGGCAGGCACGCCCAGGAATTCCTGGGTGACTGGCGCGGCACACTGATTTGCGATGATTACTCAGGCTACAAGGCACTGCTGGCCAATGGGTTGACTGAAGCCGGCTGCATGGCGCATGCCCGGCGCAAGTTCTTCGAGCTACACAGCCAGAAGCAGAGCCTGATCGCCGGCGAGGCACTGGATTGTTTCGGCAAACTCTATGGGGTCGAGCAGGAAGCTGCCGGATTCGACATCGATGAGCGACGACGAATTCGGGAGGCGAAAGCCCGACCGATTGCCGATGA
This genomic window contains:
- a CDS encoding HD-GYP domain-containing protein, whose protein sequence is MDIRSIIAPVVQDRESLDEFAEALTDRAPEVERDVARLLKTPVEREITADLFRAIHNIKGDAALCKFELGVAIAHPIETLMSRFREGEIPFSELLAEVILLAVDRLELATDALLAGKSTENLRLLDLVQGLEKLALTSAPELDRQCAALIEAVTGFPSVIGEISSRAPRVATPKSEQKNASADLQFFRSLALQLESRSPLFKGRTMRILRLALETNKAGGNAVDPVQLEAAVYLHDVGMMFLPEAVWLKVGKMTQEDKQALRNHPSFAGGLLQRIPGWEAAEEMVQQHHEMPDGAGYPNELRGTTICAGAKILAIVDAFEAVMLKHIHRGKNRSVLRAIAEINACDKQFAPEWIAPFNAVIRKTIEN
- the tcdA gene encoding tRNA cyclic N6-threonylcarbamoyladenosine(37) synthase TcdA, yielding MSVDHERRFGGVARLYGTEAATRLGAAHACVVGIGGVGSWSAEALARCGIGRITLIDLDMVAESNTNRQIHALGEIYGKAKVDAMAERIQAINPACQVNCIEDFVTPENTAAILDRDFSLVIDAIDQVRAKAAMIAFCRQRKLPIVVAGAAGGQIDPTQVRVGDLSQTIQDPLLAKVRSILRREHGFPAGGKAKFGVPAVYSTEPLRYPANEASCDTEQGPAGLNCAGFGSSVCVTSVFGMVAAAQAIQLIARK
- the corA gene encoding magnesium/cobalt transporter CorA, which encodes MSKPKKLRSRKAGLPPGSLVHIGEIKTTAPSFSVIDFDEQGLAQQTFPDAASFSSHPRAHATRWANVYGAHDPADLATLSSTFGLHPLVQEDILNTAQRQKIDAYDEYLYLVLHRYDLKLSPLELTQDQISLVIGRDFILSFQERQSQTFEPVRQRLRTEHTSLRKGGVDTLAYSLIDSVVDSYFGVIEQLNEYAESLENDILRKPAPATLEGIHQFKRCVSQLRRNLHPLRELLGTLHRDAGDFFRDDLQLYLRDVYDHTVHILESLEDLRDLATSLLDVYLSTVSHRVNLEVRALTVVATIFMPATLIAGVFGMNFHEMPWLANSDGFFYALGLMGLIATIMLALFWRRKSV
- a CDS encoding MBL fold metallo-hydrolase, with product MFDWRDYGNGIVAFDAGYVRPILAAIHMVIENGRVAFIDTGSNDALPNALAALKKLGVNEAAVDYVILTHIHLDHAGGAGSLMAAFPNARLVVHPRGARHMAEPSRLVVGVTAVYGADYVDRVYGEILPIPAERIIEAPDGYVVSLAGRELLCLDTPGHARHHICIVDRRTSGIFTGDMFGLSYRELDVDGRQFIFPTTTPTQFEPDEMRRSISRLLSFAPEAVYLTHYGRVPDVRRRASDLLRHLDVLVAIALSEKDAGAERQQHIKQAMALYLFEQIRAHGCELPDAELLAVWETDLELNAQGLCVWLDSQKS
- a CDS encoding alpha/beta fold hydrolase, with protein sequence MSHFFADDGAKIHVKISGEGSPIVMLHGWTSSHQEWFPFLGQLTAKHRIYRWDARGHGGHPLGKHAAPSAKRMARDLQNLLDHYELDKVTAVGHSMGALTLWQYIRDFGTSRLERLCFIDQSPKLISDESWQHGIYGSFDGNKATEMMGWLKEDFAEGVLKLTAFGLNERAREKYLAGASGWEKSRQALRAQDPVPLIECWASLTAADYRDVLSGIDVPSLLVYGQESNFYRAETAQYVARQIPNAILHIYEGTDHSPHQWQRERFARELMEFINCPV
- a CDS encoding transposase, producing the protein MEVKKPSRRRRTHPEEFKQAVIAACCEAGASVAGIALANSVNANQVRRWMRERGIEPPSRSLPARSISPARGTEPAFVPVPMPPIVSSIPDIRIEVRRGNTAVKIEWPGQAASDCAAWLRDWLR
- the tnpB gene encoding IS66 family insertion sequence element accessory protein TnpB (TnpB, as the term is used for proteins encoded by IS66 family insertion elements, is considered an accessory protein, since TnpC, encoded by a neighboring gene, is a DDE family transposase.) — encoded protein: MAWTGGERLRRLVARLATVIRVDALWLSTTPLDMRAGTETILARVVSMFGEARPHHAYLFANRRANRMKVLVHDGYGIWLANRRLNQGRFCWRHGNSSVELSRPQFDALVLGLPWERLADGGVIRIV
- the tnpC gene encoding IS66 family transposase, whose amino-acid sequence is MSLPTHLDQLSADELRRLLVEKDRELDWRQAKIDKLTHELAMHKRWRFGVKTEHWPVEQAQLFEETIDADLAAMEEELAQLSPTPPKAKGQAKRQPLPASLPRADIHHEPESTVCPCGCTMKRIGEDVAEKLDYTPGVFSVERHIRGKWVCGQCETLIQAPVPAHVIDKGIPTTGLLAQVLVAKYLDHLPLYRQEAIFGRAGLAIPQSTLAQWVGKCGVALQPLVDALKDEMLGHRVLHADETPVAMLDPGAGKTHRAYLWSYSIGAFEPTKAVIYDFAESRAGRHAQEFLGDWRGTLICDDYSGYKALLANGLTEAGCMAHARRKFFELHSQKQSLIAGEALDCFGKLYGVEQEAAGFDIDERRRIREAKARPIADELHAWLTRQRQVVPNGSGTARAIDYSLKRWVALTHYLTDGQVPIDNNWIENQIRPIALGRKNWLFAGSLRAGKRAAAIMSLIQSAKLNGHEPLAYLKDVLTRLPTQPASRVGDLLPHRWQPQITD